A genomic region of Venturia canescens isolate UGA chromosome 7, ASM1945775v1, whole genome shotgun sequence contains the following coding sequences:
- the LOC122414167 gene encoding KICSTOR complex protein SZT2-like isoform X1 → MDSPENEEKLVLEAATVFLLMKKGFPISRNVRAQWILEHLETVVSIQFFNEEIEEAPELQIVSVLPRNPPASWNVQTNFLYRYKVTKSTGVIFLAHKYRIVLCLDLSPSLGTVDIQHGEIVIDEVYLATKRFLENVTKSFTVPGSSDHVMRPEIHLTVIVHTPFFTNPAQQVLVQGWLLNTENVGYLLEFIEKQLNLLEKKIALVSGMANQQLEAIRAESDQLVGGLFEEAGSNIAINAAGSMVNVSMVSPEVSFINMLRYGMLALALLPEHSCAHLIVISDGIVGVTDIHVLDSVVQQLRATTVACSFIHLGSAYHPHCANGLVPYEDLLSFIATATLGTYMPFVPQDTPAFGGEMNMYHRNFICWQLYRNENCEPSAEPKVWRTGNSLFYGHQRPQLLRKKQIDDKVTCSLSSLLCCRLRDGYLIKRVAIRDGLLEICFTLPWKSHVYLEYLASTSWPSKSLAASNTVQYTITIEAPYEFLHDITCLSKKPLKSQYRQSVVSRFWSALTALTENDNMLAHFSWFPELGWTWYNVSDTIRSGMPVFYLPSYPSAGNSVQLSEAACPQFGKIWKPVVSLDPQQWARWMHSQKITLILSHDRPLPKYLHQANQSGRFQCVQCRQAAAVLYAMLKNWSTFVLVENHTYVQFIYREAEKPPVSFSVIRINCKALCVVLNVAFSGGTEGVVRHNVVVDLLERLSKLTLPNRPTEQNETPCCAIIHKALERILIRYERVPIDLNTVIFPDDTQPMPVRGTQIPGGVLTTTLSRYLYHNRWLWNVKKPLVQTVPGIVLPRLNTTAIARILSTITKMRLAEGFSFAYSSAGIINMVMEIQMRGTTDNCSHTCTIQYVLFPPHVITNPTLDRDSDSDDDTDEGTADGEVGNEENEGSGDFQIVTEVWIEPQCGQAKLPAQPTASYIDNLTYHQLPDAISLVDEECINALLTLEHLSLLSQVEPSENNSEINNGYQYQASQYGQTNGWLSSSRIPRQSTMSEGLLEGLPIPDQKIHPMFFNFDTLSILPKCHQAELLYSMFADGPNYTDEERDDANSILMDILLEHMKRLHSKELLFNDRESQRFTEMLLARPRDDGPSLPFSPYLDKKARNEIRWRCFVKGVSVTHVIITMIPASDKDVKSIMSSCENSGEDIVRLGKTNELLEALTPIREMIDERTRDSFSSGDSPRKSKMSTDLRMSDFDLNTPSLTTTAESTPKVERRRNVFPSNAKPRLILPVYVYDCSLSLLIEVLINKARSSRIKDTYEDHTFTLGEQVREDYVNLKSGNDVKPTSPEPKSEDSDNLSNDQRSLMEHCKLLSLAHCHCYVVAVYKSLALQLPLSYEDMEAAVEQCEEALIEINITDYLRTVCRHLGNSSNTEWSTNLGSSMCVDAQPLHNLIKEKFRRIITVAFEPVPAHPEFYYCSPSHNSDRMDQMEYQRSDSEDDLEGFMFHSETNDCKMENPSGKANQVTNATWPASNVAHDETKRPCYDSTESLISDLREDINRTKEQPLFLQLSCSVHVRSTLSSVPVKLLPTCLTEIRQCLDDYLDCNSDDFKITLDIICLNLPKDVLEINLERGNGPLRTTSFRSSSPAGSARTESESSPGNDTQNSENEPARERIDHLPLHQHHAITILTSEIEWLLKDEIATALLDKSPPSEETLKFVAQHVSDSNDRPSCHKDKVPLQFVYSSNNSSPKFYEELQNLRIDRYSIRQTSNFFYLIKNPVISETGPCEESSEISRNENEEPTGKEDKTGGIFLDMDDPTSVSHDANSRTSKQDSGDPPGCNSEISSIGDGHPGTDDGYEGDSSNSEDDCNWLVDLDEQRTLLPNFWLILQVNNDNVDIYFHCRFLEFVSLEVDRYRQVQKMVVAQITAICRRVNQYLLLESLNDTKNCDSLLEAESPEDPSWRGESTTESAGLIPNNENASSMTPGMFRCPSVWQVTFCLHPHLKTGPGRSGLSRGIKALHGVLNRFSVNNRSNMFVYRENKANVFYLRLHEQTSNGKPLQNKLSESDERLMVSRSSSVASLSQARATSLRVDQTKTADTRPRVRSFGEKDSDYLNKSDDSIVLVVHGISEPGLEIKKELIQVLQNRLDDAVLEVVSVMLARNPMCKLTPADVHFIQKPYRSPESYIQLSVQPHCLPHMDALAYYLRQNILQFLYIPKYTDPRAHYHLQDYSQPEGSSLRVVENDIFLYNQSHSSGSRGIACIALAIADSSVDQSLREKRDFPAFLRIQDFEKIVSTTPYEAENRSSSVPGAPIEFRIWKQGRVNLDTLVDKLRSAIKHATWDLITEYNLLPTALTTSENDDEKCERELKTSEENTSGVVNEEFDNYELGEEGNLHEIYHMTMAHWFQFALEMGVSSVKKHIVNFQNRHSIPTILKELQNLIRTNAPDTATRAFVLRTRQPFVLDELLPADGLLAFNPTEISTENDELRATVVTTDGTVQPLVYVPCNLTKESTETYTKSIIVARNFNQWKSTFSKTVESEILVPKDQKLLQKFNPLIQESKYVPRQRLLLAKIQNDNFVLYMYNWSKERSEKLIKQATNLGTWLSSRSTLLTNITMQKLGIFHHQPVQQTYRRDESGSQYCQNTDIESLVKFTHVSSTDGKEWSRAANRGQNLTKIGPHHHSWDRIAGQSLRDAKPNPHYPQNVDSVVKAAYDLQDVQQREKKSKEELTRLYAMWQSRSSGPNIPISSVNLCAFKQHSRLIHYCHTPLLFLPQWRLQSAATRDHSLTPVSSLFPSALTQHQLSQQSPWKMEPGSSSKDNILTAWHQQLCTSMLNEYKQYLQVLGFNPVQIDEGRQDDTEPNHSQNYYLKKSMLGGVLLFEIHLAEPFFIAKLRIVECSRLQTKASSALVNQFMLSFVDACDKIKVNMHLHSFTYDFHLRCIHSYIAGTGQWSLQQGYHLTRFLDDFVKYYSKAPNYARNLVHSDVITVSNLTTPAQTLYSYLLSHEKTYGMQVFGMAEESLDSRDSEYVLVRLQSTSLVSYCDSQDTKYTDDFDVALIVSRLEQPAHIEKSEITLKYYLMLTSKRELYPKREVENNKLGKFRTVYNVERSETSSQSDSVPEYNSNSQVCQGARKNSVIEGNLSGLNEDSQESIDSTKCENSWPEDERDGACQSVAPTPPPVPSSLIQNTGPSVTPETTSSPHPGQIRQESINYLGYYSSHEQLMQQLITTQARTARDHITDMIERGSLHCRTHLLWNKLLENKSTMNYTEFMELRSLARVEPLSSIDSRLNPLVNQPISWYQGLAKVLQNKYQEHHKQFNSPDGSVTHHLILHPSYLQAFMMLTIDLQTSRGELYAVYRKSAETSITPFNVNEVYSLVEGFVNACCFHLWIGLYSQ, encoded by the exons ATGGACAGTCCTGAGAATGag GAAAAGCTTGTCTTGGAGGCTGCAACGGTTTTccttttaatgaaaaaaggcTTTCCAATATCACGCAATGTTAGAGCTCAGTGGATTCTAGAACATTTGGAAACTGTGGTTTCcatccaatttttcaatgaagaaattgaagaagctCCAGAGCTTCAAATCGTGTCTGTGTTACCAAGAAATCCTCCAGCTTCTTGGAATGTTCAAACCAACTTCCTTTATAGATACAAAGTGACCAAGTCTACCGGAGTCATTTTTCTTGCTCACAAGTACAGGATTGTTCTGTGCCTGGATCTCAGTCCATCATTGGGGACAGTT GATATTCAGCATGGAGAGATTGTGATAGACGAAGTGTATTTGGCGACAAAACGTTTTCTAGAGAATGTAACAAAGTCG TTCACAGTTCCAGGGAGCAGTGACCATGTGATGAGACCAGAAATTCATTTGACTGTGATAGTGCACACTccattttttacgaatccgGCCCAGCAAGTTTTGGTTCAGGGTTGGCTTTTAAACACGGAAAATGTGGGATATCTTTTGGAGTTTATCGAGAAACAATTGAATCTTTTAGAAAAGAAAATAGCTCTCGTCTCAGGAATGGCGAATCAACAGCTGGAAGCAATAAGAGCAGAAAGTGACCAACTCGTAGGTGGACTTTTTGAGGAAGCTGGCAGCAATATAGCAATAAATGCTGCTGGCTCTATGGTGAATGTTTCTATGGTTTCACCGGAAGTGAGTTTCATCAATATGCTCAGATACGGAATGCTAGCCCTCGCTCTTCTGCCAGAACACAGTTGTGCTC atttAATCGTCATTTCTGACGGCATAGTCGGAGTAACGGATATTCATGTTCTCGACTCAGTGGTTCAACAACTACGGGCGACAACCGTCGCCTGCAGCTTCATTCATCTCGGTAGCGCTTATCATCCACACTGCGCAAATGGCCTTGTGCCCTATGAAGATTTACTGTCTTTTATTGCAACCGCTACTCTTGGTACTTACATGCCCTTCGTTCCTCAAGAC ACTCCAGCATTTGGTGGAGAGATGAACATGTATCATCGAAATTTCATCTGTTGGCAACTGTATCGAAACGAGAATTGTGAACCTTCTGCAGAACCGAAAGTGTGGCGTACaggaaattctcttttttacgGTCACCAGCGACCGCAATTGTTGCGTAAAAAACAAATAGACGACAAAGTAACGTGCAGTTTGAGCAGTTTGCTGTGCTGTCGATTGCGCGATGGTTATCTCATCAAAAGGGTCGCCATAAGGGACGGTCTTCTCGAGATTTGTTTTACCCTACCGTGGAAAAGTCACGTGTACCTTGAATATCTCGCTTCTACTTCTTGGCCTTCGAAATCTTTGGCTGCGTCGAACACGGTACAATACACAATCACGATCGAAG CTCCTTATGAATTTCTTCACGACATCACGTGCCTTTCGAAAAAACCACTCAAGTCTCAGTATCGTCAGAGCGTAGTTTCACGCTTCTGGTCGGCCTTAACAGCGCTCACCGAAAATGACAATATGCTGGCTCACTTCAGTTGGTTTCCTGAATTAGGATGGACGTGGTACAATGTTTCCGACACGATAAGAAGCGGGATGCCGGTTTTTTATCTGCCTTCATACCCATCCGCAGGAAACTCGGTTCAATTGAG CGAAGCAGCTTGTCCCCAATTCGGTAAAATTTGGAAACCGGTAGTCTCGTTGGATCCTCAACAGTGGGCGCGCTGGATGcattctcaaaaaatcacgTTAATATTGTCGCACGACAGACCATTGCCAAAATATCTTCACCAAGCAAATCAAAGCGGTAGATTTCAATGTGTTCAATGTCGTCAAGCAGCCGCTGTGCTATACGcgatgttgaaaaattggtcGACCTTCGTGCTCGTTGAAAACCACACGTACGTCCAATTCATCTATCGGGAAGCGGAAAAACCGCCCGTTTCGTTCTCCGTCATAAGGATCAACTGCAAAGCACTTTGCGTCGTTTTGAACGTCGCATTTTCCGGAGGTACCGAAGGCGTCGTACGGCACAACGTCGTCGTCGACTTACTCGAAAGGCTCTCCAAACTCACGCTGCCAAATCGACCCaccgaacaaaatgagactccTTGTTGCGCCATTATTCATAAAGCTCTCGAGAGAATTCTCATCAGATACGAGCGCGTACCGATCGATTTAAATACCGTCATTTTTCCCGATGATACACAACCAATGCCTGTTCGAGGCACACAAATTCCTGGCGGCGTTCTTACCACTACACTCTCCAGATACCTTTACCATAACCGATGGTTGTGGAACGTGAAAAAACCACTCGTTCAAACTGTGCCTGGAATCGTTTTACCACGGCTCAATACTACCGCGATCGCGAGAATTCTTTCTACCATTACAAA AATGCGGTTAGCTGAAGGTTTCAGCTTCGCTTATTCGTCAGCGGGAATAATAAACATGGTAATGGAAATACAGATGCGAGGCACCACCGATAATTGCTCTCATACTTGTACTATTCAGTACGTCCTATTTCCGCCTCACGTTATCACAAATCCGACTCTCGATCGTGACAGCGATTCCGATGACGATACGGATGAAG GAACGGCCGATGGTGAAGTGGGAAACGAAGAGAACGAAGGCAGCGGTGATTTTCAAATAGTTACGGAAGTTTGGATCGAACCGCAATGCGGGCAAGCTAAATTGCCAGCTCAGCCGACGGCCTCGTACATCGATAATCTCACTTATCATCAATTACCAGATGCG ATATCATTGGTTGACGAGGAATGCATAAACGCTCTTTTGACGTTGGAGCATCTGAGTTTATTGAGCCAGGTAGAGCCGAGCGAAAATAATTCTGAAATAAATAATGGTTATCAGTACCAAGCATCGCAGTATGGTCAAACAAACGGTTGGCTATCGAGCTCGAGAATACCGAGGCAATCGACCATGTCCGAAGGCTTGCTGGAGGGTCTACCGATTCCGGATCAGAAAATTCATCCGATGTTCTTTAATTTTGATACTCTGAGCATTTTGCCAAAATGCCATCAGGCCGAACTGCTCTATTCCATGTTTGCAGATG GACCAAATTACACGGACGAGGAAAGAGACGATGCCAATAGTATTCTTATGGATATTTTGCTCGAACACATGAAACGACTCCACAGTAAAGAACTTTTATTCAACGATCGAGAATCGCAAAGGTTCACAGAGATGTTGCTCGCAAGGCCGCGCGACGATGGACCTTCGTTACCTTTTTCCCCATATCTAG ACAAAAAGGCTCGGAACGAAATACGTTGGAGGTGCTTTGTGAAAGGTGTCAGCGTGACTCATGTGATAATCACGATGATACCAGCTTCGGACAAGGACGTAAAATCGATTATGTCCTCGTGCGAAAACTCGGGTGAAGATATTGTCAGATTGGgaaaaacgaacgaattgtTGGAGGCTTTGACACCGATACGCGAAATGATTGACGAACGAACGAGAGATTCTTTTTCGTCGGGAGACAGTCCGAGAAAATCCAAGATGTCGACGGACTTACGAATGAGTGATTTCGATTTGAATACTCCGAGTTTAACAACCACCGCCGAGAGCACTCCCAAAGTCGAAAGACGACGCAATGTTTTTCCGAGTAATGCTAAACCTCGCTTGATACTTCCGGTTTACGTTTACGATTGCTCGCTCTCCTTACTTATCGAAGTTCTCATTAACAAAGCAAGATCTTCGCGAATCAAGGACACTTACGAAGATCACACTTTCACCCTTGGTGAACAGGTTCGCGAAGATTATGTCAATCTCAAATCTGGAAATGACGTCAAACCTACGTCACCCGAACCGAAGAGCGAGGATTCCGACAATTTATCGAACG ATCAGCGAAGCCTCATGGAACACTGCAAGTTGCTCAGTCTCGCGCATTGCCATTGTTATGTGGTTGCCGTGTACAAATCGCTAGCCCTCCAATTGCCTCTTTCTTACGAGGACATGGAAGCTGCTGTTGAGCAGTGTGAAGAGGCTCTTATCGAGATAAATATAACGGATTACTTGCGCACAGTTTGCCGGCATCTTGGCAATTCGTCCAACACCGAATGGAGCACTAATCTTGGTAGTTCGATGTGCGTCGACGCTCAGCCACTGCACAATCTtataaaggaaaaatttcgacGAATTATTACCGTAGCTTTCGAGCCGGTTCCTGCTCATCCGGAGTTTTATTACTGCTCGCCGTCTCACAATTCTGACAGAATG GATCAGATGGAGTATCAGAGATCGGACAGCGAGGACGATCTCGAAGGATTCATGTTCCATTCGGAGACAAACGATTGCAAAATGGAAAATCCATCGGGCAAGGCGAATCAAGTGACGAACGCAACGTGGCCGGCGTCGAACGTAGCGCATGACGAAACAAAGAGGCCTTGCTACGATTCTACAGAATCGCTGATAAGTGATTTACGTGAGGACATAAATAGAACGAAGGAACAACCGCTTTTTTTACAACTGAGTTGTTCGGTACATGTGAGATCAACGCTTTCGAGTGTTCCCGTTAAATTGTTACCGACGTGCCTCACAGAAATTCGTCAATGTCTGGACGATTATTTGGATTGTAATTCAGACGATTTTAAGATCACTCTCGACATTATTTGTCTAAATTTACCGAAAGATGTTTTGGAGATTAATCTCGAGCGCGGGAACGGTCCACTGCGTACGACTTCTTTTCGCAGTTCTTCTCCAGCTGGCAGCGCTCGCACCGAGAGTGAAAGCAGTCCGGGAAACGATACCCAAAACTCCGAAAACGAACCCGCGAGAGAAAGAATCGATCATCTACCATTGCATCAACACCACGCCATCACAATCCTCACTTCCGAAATCGAGTGGCTTTTGAAAGATGAAATCGCCACTGCTCTCTTGGACAAATCGCCACCGAGCGAAGAAACCCTTAAATTCGTCGCCCAACACGTCTCTGATTCTAACGATCGCCCGAGTTGCCACAAGGATAAAGTTCCACTTCAATTTGTTTACTCGTCGAACAATAGCTCACCCAAATTTTACGAAGAACTCCAAAATCTGCGAATCGATCGTTACTCTATAAGACAAACATCTAACTTTTTCTATCTCATCAAAAATCCAGTCATTTCGGAAACCGGACCTTGCGAGGAATCAAGCGAGATTAGTAGAAACGAGAACGAGGAGCCGACGGGTAAAGAGGATAAAA CTGGTGGAATATTTTTGGATATGGATGATCCAACCAGCGTGTCTCATGACGCGAACAGTCGTACGAGCAAACAGGATTCTGGTGATCCGCCAGGCTGTAACTCTGAGATTTCGAGCATAGGAGACGGTCACCCCGGAACGGATGATGGCTATGAGGGTGACAGCAGTAATTCCGAGGACGATTGCAATTGGCTCGTAGATCTTGACGAACAAAGAACTCTTTTACCAAATTTCTGGCTGATTCTCCAGGTTAACAACGATAACGTTGACATTTACTTCCATTGCAG GTTTCTGGAATTCGTATCTTTGGAAGTGGACCGTTATCGTCAAGTACAAAAAATGGTTGTCGCCCAAATAACAGCGATATGTCGTCGAGTGAACCAATATTTGTTGCTGGAGAGTTTGAacgatacgaaaaattgcgatTCGTTATTGGAAGCTGAGTCTCCGGAGGATCCTTCGTGGCGAGGAGAATCAACGACCGAGTCGGCTGGACTAATTCCGAACAATGAGAACGCATCGAGCATGACACCAGGAATGTTTCGCTGTCCGAGCGTCTGGCAGGTGACATTTTGCCTGCATCCGCACTTGAAAACCGGACCTGGAAGGTCGGGTTTATCGAGAGGGATAAAAGCGTTGCACGGAGTGTTGAACCGTTTTTCGGTGAACAATCGAAGCAACATGTTCGTTTACCGGGAGAACAAGGCGAATGTTTTTTACCTGAGATTGCACGAGCAAACGAGCAATGGCAAACCATTGCAAAATAAATTGTCCGAGAGTGATGAACGTTTGATGGTATCGCGGAGTAGCAGCGTCGCGTCTCTGTCACAAGCTCGTGCAACGAGTCTTCGAGTTGACCAAACGAAAACAGCTGACACGAGGCCGAGAGTTCGTTCTTTCGGTGAGAAAGACTCGGATTATCTCAACAAGTCGGACGATTCAATCGTTCTCGTGGTCCATGGAATATCCGAACCTggattggaaataaaaaaagagctAATACAAGTTTTACAAAATCGTCTGGACGACGCAGTTCTCGAAGTCGTTTCGGTGATGCTGGCCAGGAATCCAATGTGCAAACTCACACCGGCTGACGTTCATTTCATTCAGAAACCATACAGATCACCTGAAAGTTACATTCAATTGTCTGTGCAACCTCATTGTTTGCCACACATGGACGCACTCGCTTACTACCTTCGACAAAATATCCTTCAGTTCTTGTACATTCCGAAGTACACGGATCCCCGAGCTCACTATCATTTACAAGATTATTCACAGCCGGAGGGTTCGAGTTTACGAGTCGtcgaaaacgatatttttctctACAATCAAAGCCACTCAAGCGGTAGTCGTGGAATCGCTTGTATAGCTCTCGCCATTGCTGATTCCTCCGTCGATCAATCACTCCgcgaaaaacgtgattttccaGCTTTCTTGAGGATTCAAGACTtcgagaaaatcgtttcgaccACGCCATACGAAGCtgaaaatcgttcatcttcaGTTCCCGGTGCACCGATCGAATTTCGTATCTGGAAACAGGGCCGAGTCAATTTGGACACTTTGGTTGATAAATTACGATCAGCCATAAAACATGCCACGTGGGATTTAATAACAGAGTACAATCTTTTGCCAACCGCTTTGActacgtcggaaaacgatgatgaaaaatgcGAAAGGGAGCTAAAAACTTCTGAGGAAAATACCTCGGGTGTGgttaatgaagaatttgataaTTACGAACTCGGAGAAGAAGGAAATTTGCACGAAATTTATCACATGACGATGGCACACTGGTTTCAGTTTGCTCTCGAAATGGGTGTGTCTTCGGTCAAAAAGCACAttgtcaattttcaaaatagacATTCTATTCCCACTATTCTCAAAGAACTTCAAAATCTCATTCGCACAAACGCTCCGGACACCGCAACACGAGCTTTTGTTCTTCGTACACGTCAACCATTCGTCCTCGATGAATTATTGCCCGCTGATGGATTACTGGCTTTCAATCCTACCGAGATATCTacagaaaatgatgaattacGTGCCACCGTTGTCACTACCGATGGCACCGTACAGCCTCTCGTTTACGTGCCTTGCAACCTGACCAAAGAGTCCACGGAAACTTACACAAAATCAATCATCGTAGCACGCAATTTTAATCAGTGGAAATCTACTTTCAGTAAAACTGTCGAGTCTGAAATACTCGTGCCGAaag ATCAAAAGTTACTACAAAAATTCAATCCACTGATACAGGAGTCGAAATATGTTCCGCGACAACGTCTTCTGCTAGCCAAAATCCAAAATGACAAT TTTGTTCTGTACATGTATAATTGGTCGAAGGAGAGATCGGAAAAGCTCATAAAACAAGCGACTAATTTGGGGACGTGGCTGTCCTCGAGGTCTACACTGTTGACGAATATAACTATGCAGAAATTGGGGATATTTCATCACCAGCCGGTACAGCAAACTTATCGACGAGATGAGAGCGGTTCGCAATATTGTCAGAATACAGATATTGAGAGTCTAGTGAAATTCACACATGTTTCATCCACCGATGGAAAAGAATGGTCAAGAGCTGCTAATCGTGGccaaaatttgacgaaaattgGCCCCCATCATCATTCTTGGGATCGAATTGCTGGACAATCGTTGAGAGATGCTAAACCCAATCCTCACTATCCTCAAAATGTTGATTCCGTTGTCAAAGCTGCTTATGATCTGCAGGATGTTCagcaacgtgaaaaaaaatcaaaag AGGAACTGACGAGACTATACGCAATGTGGCAAAGTCGAAGTTCAGGCCCCAATATACCAATATCATCGGTGAATTTGTGTGCGTTCAAGCAACATTCACGTTTGATTCATTATTGTCACACGCCACTGCTGTTTTTGCCTCAGTGGAGATTGCAATCGGCAGCTACGAGAGATCACTCCTTGACACCggtttcttcattatttccaTCGGCCCTCACGCAGCACCAATTGTCCCAACAAAGTCCTTGGAAAATGGAGCCTGGCTCGAGCAGCAAGGACAACATTTTAACCGCTTGGCATCAACAATTGTGCACCTCCATGCTTAACGAGTACAAACAGTACCTGCAAGTTCTGGGATTCAATCCTGTTCAGATAGACGAAGGACGACAAGA cGACACGGAGCCTAATCACAGTCAAAACTATTacctgaaaaaatcgatgctCGGTGGCGTTCTTCTATTCGAAATTCACCTCGCGGAGCCTTTTTTCATTGCGAAACTTCGTATCGTCGAATGTAGTAGGCTTCAAACGAAAGCCAGCAGTGCTCTAGTCAATCAG TTTATGCTGAGCTTCGTGGATGCCTGCGATAAAATAAAGGTCAATATGCATCTCCACTCGTTCACTTACGATTTTCATCTGCGCTGCATTCACTCGTACATCGCGGGCACGGGGCAATGGTCTCTGCAACAGGGATATCATCTCACACGATTTCTCGATGACTTTGTCAAATATTACAGCAAAGCACCGAATTATGCGAGAAATCTGGTTCACAGTG ACGTCATCACAGTGAGTAATTTGACAACGCCGGCTCAGACCCTCTACTCATACCTGCTCTCTCACGAGAAAACTTACGGAATGCAAGTATTTGGGATGGCTGAAGAATCGTTGGATTCTCGGGACAGCGAGTACGTTTTGGTGCGTTTGCAGAGCACATCTCTAGTCAGTTATTGCGACTCCCAGGACACAAAGTACACGGATGATTTCGACGTAGCGCTGATAGTTTCGCGGTTGGAGCAGCCAGcgcacatcgaaaaatcgGAGATAACTTTGAAGTACTATTTGATGCTGACGAGCAAGAGAGAATTATATCCAAAGAGGGAGGTGGAAAACAACAAACTGGGAAAGTTTCGTACGGTGTACAACGTCGAGAGGTCGGAAACGAGTTCCCAGAGCGACAGCGTTCCCGAGTATAATTCGAATTCGCAAGTTTGCCAAGGGGCACGAAAGAATTCGGTGATTGAGGGAAACTTGTCAGGACTGAATGAGGACAGTCAGGAATCAATCGATTCGACGAAGTGTGAAAACTCGTGGCCGGAAGACGAGAGAGATGGGGCTTGTCAATCCGTCGCTCCCACACCGCCGCCTGTGCCGAGTTCTCTCATTCAAAACACCGGGCCATCCGTGACTCCCGAAACTACGAGCTCCCCTCATCCAGGACAAATTCGCCAAGAATCCATCAATTATCTCGGCTATTATTCGTCCCACGAGCAACTAATGCAACAACTCATTACGACTCAAGCTCGCACAGCTCGTGATCATATCACTGATATGATTGAACGTGGCAGCTTACACTGTCGAACTCATTTGCTCTGGAATAAACTTTTGGAGAACAAATCGACCATGAATTACACCGAGTTTATGGAGCTTAGATCGCTCGCACGCGTCGAACCACTCTCGTCTATAGACTCGAGATTAAATCCTCTAGTTAATCAACCCATATCTTGGTACCAAGGCTTGGCCAAAGTTTTGCAAAACAAGTATCAGGAACACCACAAACAATTCAACAGTCCTGATGGCAGCGTCACTCATCATCTTATTCTCCATCCGAGTTACTTGCAAGCTTTTATGATGCTCACTATTGACCTTCAAACTTCGCGAGGA gAGCTTTACGCCGTGTATAGAAAATCTGCTGAAACGTCAATAACGCCTTTCAACGTAAACGAAGTGTACAGCTTAGTGGAAGGTTTCGTGAACGCCTGTTGTTTTCACTTGTGGATTGGCCTGTACAGTCAATAG